One Cydia pomonella isolate Wapato2018A chromosome 14, ilCydPomo1, whole genome shotgun sequence DNA segment encodes these proteins:
- the LOC133525279 gene encoding 3-oxoacyl-[acyl-carrier-protein] reductase FabG-like, with protein MSFTDKVAIVTGASSGLGAAAALALAREGAKIVLVARNGDKLNHVAQQCEECGSKPLIIIADISQDEEAKKIVKTTVESFGQLDILINNAGVVGISSMLDEEIINYYDLVVNTNLRATVHLTCLSASHLIKTKGNVINVSSVAGIRVPGKNYMCYAVSKAGVDHFTRCAALELAQFGVRVNSINPGPVNTDIVVNAGAPNPDKIWETFKANTALKKISEPEEVADLILYLASDRARSITGSSIVIDNGLLLAK; from the coding sequence ATGAGTTTTACGGATAAAGTAGCTATAGTGACCGGAGCAAGCTCTGGTCTCGGAGCCGCCGCGGCATTGGCACTCGCACGAGAGGGCGCTAAAATTGTCCTTGTAGCCCGAAACGGAGACAAACTCAACCATGTCGCTCAACAATGCGAAGAATGTGGCTCTAAGCCCCTCATCATCATAGCAGACATCAGCCAAGACGAAGAAGccaaaaaaatcgtgaaaaccACCGTGGAATCCTTCGGACAGTTAGACATCCTAATCAATAACGCTGGAGTAGTCGGCATTTCGTCCATGTTAGATGAAGAGATCATCAATTATTATGACCTAGTCGTCAATACAAATCTTCGAGCTACGGTGCATTTGACGTGTCTTTCCGCTTCTCATCTCATCAAGACAAAGGGTAATGTGATCAACGTGTCAAGTGTAGCTGGGATAAGGGTTCCCGGGAAAAACTACATGTGTTATGCCGTGTCGAAAGCCGGAGTGGATCATTTCACCCGCTGTGCTGCTTTGGAATTGGCCCAGTTTGGAGTGAGAGTCAACAGCATCAATCCAGGACCGGTGAATACTGACATAGTGGTGAACGCGGGTGCGCCAAACCCTGATAAAATCTGGGAGACGTTCAAAGCCAATACAGCCCTAAAAAAGATTTCGGAGCCTGAGGAGGTTGCTGATTTGATTCTGTATCTAGCCAGCGACAGAGCGAGGAGTATCACTGGTTCATCTATTGTGATTGACAATGGTTTGCTCTTGGCTAAGTAG